A single window of Paenibacillus sp. FSL H8-0537 DNA harbors:
- a CDS encoding DJ-1/PfpI family protein: MQTWKVGILLFEDVEVLDFAGPFEVFAVTALNRGQADEYKPFEVTTISESGHFITARNGLKVIPDYSLNNAPAYDLLVIPGGIGTRREIHNTILLDWIRKRYEEVQWMTSVCTGAFLLAKAGVLDDKSATTHWASLERLRNDYPKVTVVEGVKFVDEDRIVTSAGISAGIDMAFHMINRLLGTTVAERTARIMQYDIYFDGQATR, encoded by the coding sequence ATGCAAACTTGGAAAGTTGGTATCTTGTTGTTTGAAGATGTAGAAGTACTTGACTTTGCCGGTCCTTTTGAGGTATTTGCCGTTACGGCATTGAATCGAGGTCAAGCGGATGAATATAAGCCGTTCGAAGTGACCACGATTTCGGAATCTGGTCATTTTATTACAGCGAGGAACGGTTTGAAAGTAATTCCCGATTACAGTTTAAATAACGCTCCTGCGTATGATTTACTGGTCATTCCTGGAGGAATAGGAACAAGGCGTGAGATCCATAACACTATATTGCTCGATTGGATCCGTAAGCGCTATGAAGAAGTGCAATGGATGACATCGGTTTGTACGGGAGCTTTCCTGCTGGCTAAGGCAGGAGTGCTTGACGATAAAAGTGCGACAACGCATTGGGCGAGTCTGGAAAGGTTGAGAAACGATTATCCCAAAGTAACCGTCGTTGAAGGCGTCAAATTTGTTGATGAGGATCGCATCGTTACTTCTGCAGGTATTTCCGCGGGTATTGATATGGCTTTTCATATGATAAATCGATTGCTCGGTACGACAGTTGCAGAGAGAACTGCGCGTATCATGCAATACGATATTTATTTTGATGGGCAGGCGACACGTTGA
- a CDS encoding ABC transporter substrate-binding protein, whose product MSLIFIFALMGCSSHTNQSHHSANTPDSVAAENPSSSETSSFNQQQYLIFEDDVEQEVILNKKPERVVILNTEALNLFYQLGGQAVGRASALGTPVPEVAMGAEDVGQINQISLEKITSMNPDLVIGHPRFHANLKEALATSHIPLALVNVNSYDHIQRTGKLFGQIIGKESETEEVLKETDNHVQMIINQVPDTTPKFAFISIASTGLSIQKSGSLALDIADKLKLKNVAEGMQSGQMPNSVPYSIEKLIEADPEYLFMIVYGTEEYGRQKIKDDFESNPAWASLRAVKENRMVFLPSDFVNSPGLKIDQLFEYLAKLVYPDEYGK is encoded by the coding sequence ATGAGCCTTATTTTCATTTTCGCTTTGATGGGCTGTAGTTCTCATACGAACCAAAGCCATCATTCAGCTAATACACCGGATTCAGTTGCGGCAGAGAATCCAAGTAGTTCTGAAACATCATCTTTTAATCAGCAGCAGTATTTGATCTTTGAGGACGATGTAGAACAAGAAGTTATTTTAAATAAAAAACCCGAACGTGTAGTTATTTTGAATACTGAGGCGCTTAATCTATTCTACCAGCTTGGGGGCCAAGCGGTCGGAAGAGCCAGCGCTCTGGGAACACCAGTACCAGAGGTGGCCATGGGAGCAGAGGATGTCGGGCAAATTAATCAGATAAGCCTGGAAAAAATCACAAGCATGAACCCGGATCTCGTGATCGGGCATCCTCGTTTTCATGCAAATTTGAAAGAGGCTCTTGCTACCAGTCATATCCCGCTCGCTTTAGTCAATGTCAATAGTTATGATCATATTCAAAGAACCGGAAAACTATTCGGACAAATTATTGGAAAAGAATCCGAGACGGAAGAAGTGCTGAAAGAAACGGATAACCATGTCCAGATGATTATTAACCAAGTGCCCGATACAACGCCGAAATTTGCATTTATTTCAATCGCGTCTACAGGGTTATCCATTCAAAAGAGTGGCAGTCTCGCGCTTGATATAGCCGATAAACTGAAGCTGAAAAATGTGGCCGAAGGTATGCAGTCTGGTCAAATGCCGAACTCCGTTCCCTACAGCATCGAAAAATTAATTGAGGCCGATCCGGAGTATTTATTCATGATTGTGTATGGAACGGAGGAGTACGGCCGCCAGAAGATCAAAGATGATTTTGAAAGTAACCCCGCATGGGCTTCACTGCGGGCTGTAAAGGAAAATAGAATGGTGTTTTTACCATCAGATTTTGTCAATTCACCAGGCTTGAAAATCGATCAGTTGTTCGAATATCTCGCAAAGCTGGTATATCCCGATGAATATGGAAAATAA
- a CDS encoding iron ABC transporter permease — MNMENKSASDFRKTASWRITVFLILILLAVAGVIFSLVSGAVKVSLMEIIHVFTGSEQGSIRDIIWNVRLPRTLIAGLVGLNLSLAGVLLQGVMRNMMADPHIIGVSSGAGLFGITTLVMFPAYAYLMTPVAFLGALGAALIIYALAWKNGANPGRIILAGVAVSAFFSSGTTGLLTFYSDRVHGALLFLVGGLSAKSWPQLQTLLPYTIIGVLFAQMAAPRMNILMLGDSYAKGLGLHVERTRLLVTAVAALLAASAVSVVGLLAFIGMVVPHAARLLIGNDYRILLPATALLGIAVLTIFDTLARILFAPIELPVGIIMGAVGAPFFLYLLRKRGMQE; from the coding sequence ATGAATATGGAAAATAAGTCGGCATCGGATTTTAGAAAAACCGCATCCTGGCGAATTACCGTCTTCTTGATATTAATCCTATTGGCTGTGGCAGGGGTAATATTCAGCCTCGTCAGCGGAGCCGTCAAAGTAAGCTTGATGGAAATTATTCACGTATTTACAGGCAGCGAGCAAGGTTCTATACGGGATATCATCTGGAACGTCCGATTGCCAAGAACGCTGATTGCCGGTCTTGTTGGGCTCAATCTTTCGCTAGCAGGTGTTTTGCTGCAGGGAGTCATGCGAAATATGATGGCTGATCCGCATATTATTGGCGTATCTTCAGGGGCGGGGTTGTTCGGCATCACCACGCTTGTCATGTTTCCGGCGTATGCCTACCTGATGACACCTGTCGCTTTCCTGGGAGCGCTTGGGGCTGCGTTGATTATTTATGCACTTGCTTGGAAGAACGGAGCAAATCCCGGTCGGATCATTTTGGCGGGGGTGGCCGTTTCTGCTTTTTTCAGTTCGGGTACCACGGGTCTACTCACCTTTTATAGCGATCGGGTACATGGAGCATTGCTATTTCTTGTGGGCGGACTTTCGGCGAAGAGCTGGCCTCAACTGCAGACCCTACTTCCTTATACCATAATCGGCGTCCTTTTCGCACAAATGGCAGCCCCGAGAATGAATATCCTGATGCTTGGCGATTCATATGCGAAAGGGCTGGGTCTACATGTCGAGCGGACGCGACTGCTCGTAACGGCTGTCGCGGCGCTCCTGGCTGCCAGCGCAGTCAGCGTTGTCGGTTTGCTTGCTTTCATCGGCATGGTGGTCCCTCATGCTGCAAGACTGCTAATTGGCAACGACTATCGAATCTTGCTTCCTGCCACGGCATTGCTTGGTATCGCTGTACTTACCATATTCGATACGCTCGCCCGAATACTTTTTGCTCCTATTGAGCTGCCCGTAGGAATTATTATGGGTGCCGTGGGTGCTCCCTTTTTCCTATATTTACTTAGAAAGAGGGGGATGCAAGAGTGA
- a CDS encoding ATP-binding cassette domain-containing protein has product MDHVNIEFKAGLIHSILGPNGCGKSTLLKVLSRRLQGESGVFYIDVKYVKTHSLISNLMQRNSSMI; this is encoded by the coding sequence ATGGATCATGTTAACATTGAATTTAAAGCGGGACTTATTCACAGCATACTTGGTCCGAACGGTTGCGGGAAAAGCACGTTGTTAAAAGTGCTCTCCCGCCGGCTTCAGGGAGAAAGCGGTGTTTTCTATATTGACGTAAAATATGTAAAAACTCACTCGCTTATCTCGAACTTAATGCAGAGGAACTCGTCGATGATCTGA
- a CDS encoding InlB B-repeat-containing protein, giving the protein MNKRWISLLMVLIILLGMVPTFATAASTDNWVNRKPNNLVTSNQDVCYGNGKFMAVTDEGGILTSSDGTSWTYYEPENTLKLSSISCDNGQFVAVTRAGLASSSSDGVIWKTGHTLNNYLSLWGVSYGNGLYVAVGNKIAGNIGAIYTSTTSETPDLWTDRNVSTTSVLKGVTYGNQKFVAVGQNGTILTSSDGVSWTSQNSGTAADLKGVKYLNGKFVSWAVDGTTILTSVDGVSWSKITTSGLICEKCALVNSGVLHSVSYGNGTYVGVGSFNSIYTSSDLVSWTKSYEAAFGSLNGVTYGNGTFIVVGNRGDIFQNIDLPTYTVTYNGNGSTGGTVPTDSNPYEQHATVTVRGNTGSLVKTGHTFAGWNTASNGTGTAYAANATFGMGAANVTLYAQWTANPTYTVTYNGNGSTGGTVPTDSNPYEQHATVTVRGNTGSLVKTGHTFAGWNTASNGTGTAYAANATFGMGSANVTLYAQWTVNPTYTVTYNGNGSTGGTVPTDSNPYEQHATVTVRGNTGSLVKTGHTFAGWNTASNGTGTAYAANATFGMGSANVTLYAQWTVNPTYTVTYNGNGSTGGTVPTDSNPYEQHATVTVRGNTGSLVKTGHTFAGWNTASNGTGTAYAANATFGMGSANVTLYAQWTVNPTYTVTYNGNGSTGGTVPTDSNPYEQHATVTVRGNTGSLVKTGHTFAGWNTASNGTGTAYAANATFGMGAANVTLYAQWTVNPTYTVTYNGNGSTGGTVPTDSNPYEQHATVTVRGNTGSLVKTGHTFAGWNTASNGTGTAYAANATFGMGAANVTLYAQWTVNPTYTVTYNGNGSTGGTVPTDSNSYEQHATVTVLGNTGSLVKTGHTFTGWNTAADGTGTPYAANATFGMGAANVTLYAQWTANPTYTVTYNGNGSTGGSVPTDSNPYAQNATVTVLGNTGSLVKTGHTFTGWNTAANGSGTSYVTGATFTMAAANVTLYAQWTASPGGGSGGSPTPPDDSKVISVNGDLSLPAGKTGKVSLGDAITIDIPANATDKELKLTIEKLTGTQDLLTDEDVLASPIFEILKNFSENFSKPVTLTFKFDPTKLSGNQRAAVFYYDEVQKKWVEVGGVVRGNQITAEVTHFTKFAVMVVGQAASEPKPTINFSDISAHWAKASIKQAVSSGIVTGYQDGTFKPDKTVTRAEFAVMLMNALKTQGAGAVLTFTDTAKIGSWAQKAVAQAVQAGIINGYEDGTFRPTGEITRAEMAAMIAGALGKYSEANATATSFADDKDIPAWAKAAVAYVKQASIVQGKGDNQFAPGDHATRAEAVTVLLNMLAQMSK; this is encoded by the coding sequence ATGAACAAACGTTGGATTTCTTTATTAATGGTATTAATTATTCTATTGGGGATGGTCCCTACTTTTGCTACTGCTGCTTCTACTGATAATTGGGTTAATCGGAAACCTAATAACCTTGTTACCAGTAATCAGGACGTCTGCTACGGTAACGGCAAGTTTATGGCGGTGACTGATGAGGGAGGCATCTTAACCTCGAGTGACGGAACGAGTTGGACGTATTACGAACCGGAAAATACACTCAAGCTTTCTAGTATCAGTTGCGATAATGGCCAGTTTGTGGCTGTGACTAGAGCTGGACTTGCATCGTCCTCTAGTGACGGAGTGATCTGGAAAACGGGCCATACCCTCAATAATTATTTATCCCTTTGGGGCGTTAGTTACGGCAACGGCCTTTATGTGGCGGTGGGGAACAAAATTGCTGGAAATATAGGAGCCATATACACCTCTACGACGAGCGAGACGCCGGACTTATGGACGGATCGCAATGTAAGCACCACGTCAGTACTTAAGGGCGTCACCTACGGCAACCAAAAGTTTGTGGCGGTGGGGCAAAATGGAACGATACTGACCTCCAGTGACGGAGTGAGCTGGACGAGCCAAAATTCGGGCACTGCGGCAGATCTTAAAGGCGTCAAATACCTAAATGGTAAGTTTGTGTCCTGGGCAGTAGACGGAACAACGATATTGACCTCCGTTGACGGAGTGAGCTGGAGTAAGATCACCACGTCGGGCCTTATCTGTGAGAAATGTGCGTTGGTAAATTCTGGCGTCCTTCATAGTGTCTCCTACGGAAATGGTACGTATGTGGGTGTGGGATCATTTAATTCTATCTATACCTCCAGTGACTTAGTGAGTTGGACGAAAAGCTATGAGGCTGCGTTCGGGTCTCTTAATGGCGTCACCTACGGCAACGGCACGTTTATCGTGGTAGGTAACAGAGGAGACATATTTCAAAACATTGATCTCCCGACATACACCGTAACGTACAACGGAAATGGCAGCACGGGAGGAACCGTGCCAACGGATAGCAATCCGTACGAGCAACATGCAACGGTAACCGTAAGAGGAAACACGGGAAGCTTGGTGAAGACGGGCCACACCTTCGCAGGTTGGAACACGGCGTCCAACGGAACAGGAACAGCCTATGCGGCAAATGCAACGTTCGGCATGGGAGCGGCAAACGTGACGCTGTACGCGCAGTGGACGGCCAACCCGACATACACCGTAACGTATAACGGCAATGGCAGCACGGGAGGAACCGTGCCAACGGATAGCAATCCGTACGAGCAACATGCAACGGTAACCGTAAGAGGAAACACGGGAAGCTTGGTGAAGACGGGCCACACCTTCGCAGGTTGGAACACGGCGTCCAACGGAACAGGAACAGCCTATGCGGCAAATGCAACGTTCGGCATGGGATCGGCGAACGTGACGCTGTACGCGCAGTGGACGGTCAACCCGACATACACCGTAACGTACAACGGAAATGGCAGCACGGGAGGAACCGTGCCAACGGATAGCAATCCGTACGAGCAACATGCAACGGTAACCGTAAGAGGAAACACGGGAAGCTTGGTGAAGACGGGCCACACCTTCGCAGGTTGGAACACGGCGTCCAACGGAACAGGAACAGCCTATGCGGCAAATGCAACGTTCGGCATGGGATCGGCGAACGTGACGCTGTACGCGCAGTGGACGGTCAACCCGACATACACCGTAACGTACAACGGAAATGGCAGCACGGGAGGAACCGTGCCAACGGATAGCAATCCGTACGAGCAACATGCAACGGTAACCGTAAGAGGAAACACGGGAAGCTTGGTGAAGACGGGCCACACCTTCGCAGGTTGGAACACGGCGTCCAACGGAACAGGAACAGCCTATGCGGCAAATGCAACGTTCGGCATGGGATCGGCGAACGTGACGCTGTACGCGCAGTGGACGGTCAACCCGACATACACCGTAACGTACAATGGTAATGGCAGCACGGGAGGAACCGTGCCAACGGATAGCAATCCGTACGAGCAACATGCAACGGTAACCGTAAGAGGAAACACGGGAAGCTTGGTGAAGACGGGCCACACCTTCGCAGGTTGGAACACGGCGTCCAACGGAACAGGAACAGCCTATGCGGCAAATGCAACGTTCGGCATGGGAGCGGCAAACGTGACGCTGTACGCGCAGTGGACGGTCAACCCGACATACACCGTAACGTACAATGGTAATGGCAGCACGGGAGGAACCGTGCCAACGGATAGCAATCCGTACGAGCAACATGCAACGGTAACCGTAAGAGGAAACACGGGAAGCTTGGTGAAGACGGGCCACACCTTCGCAGGTTGGAACACGGCGTCCAACGGAACAGGAACAGCCTATGCGGCAAATGCAACGTTCGGCATGGGAGCGGCAAACGTGACGCTGTACGCGCAGTGGACGGTCAACCCGACATACACCGTAACGTACAATGGTAATGGCAGCACGGGAGGAACCGTGCCAACGGATAGCAATTCGTACGAGCAACATGCAACGGTAACCGTATTAGGAAACACGGGAAGCTTGGTGAAGACGGGCCACACCTTCACAGGTTGGAACACGGCGGCCGACGGAACAGGAACACCATATGCGGCAAATGCAACGTTCGGCATGGGAGCGGCGAACGTGACGCTGTACGCGCAGTGGACGGCCAACCCGACATACACCGTAACGTATAACGGCAATGGCAGCACGGGAGGAAGCGTGCCAACGGATAGCAATCCGTATGCGCAAAATGCAACGGTAACCGTATTAGGAAACACGGGAAGCTTGGTGAAGACGGGCCACACCTTCACAGGTTGGAACACGGCGGCTAACGGAAGTGGCACAAGCTATGTGACAGGCGCTACTTTCACCATGGCAGCGGCAAATGTGACGCTGTACGCGCAGTGGACGGCCAGCCCTGGTGGCGGTAGCGGCGGCAGCCCAACACCACCAGATGACAGCAAAGTAATCTCAGTGAATGGTGATTTATCGCTTCCCGCAGGCAAAACGGGTAAGGTTAGTTTGGGAGATGCAATCACAATAGATATTCCGGCAAATGCAACGGACAAAGAACTGAAATTAACGATTGAAAAACTTACTGGAACTCAAGATCTTCTAACGGATGAAGACGTTCTGGCTAGTCCGATCTTCGAGATTCTGAAAAATTTCTCAGAGAACTTCAGTAAACCGGTAACACTGACTTTTAAGTTTGATCCGACAAAATTGAGCGGTAATCAAAGAGCAGCCGTGTTCTATTATGATGAAGTGCAGAAGAAATGGGTGGAAGTTGGCGGTGTTGTTAGGGGTAATCAGATTACCGCAGAAGTAACCCACTTTACAAAATTTGCGGTAATGGTTGTAGGGCAAGCGGCAAGTGAGCCAAAACCAACGATTAACTTTAGCGATATATCCGCACACTGGGCGAAGGCAAGCATCAAGCAAGCGGTAAGCAGCGGAATCGTCACTGGTTATCAGGACGGCACGTTTAAGCCGGACAAAACCGTGACTCGTGCGGAATTTGCCGTCATGCTGATGAATGCGTTGAAGACGCAAGGAGCGGGAGCGGTGCTGACGTTCACAGATACAGCGAAGATCGGAAGCTGGGCGCAGAAAGCGGTCGCGCAAGCAGTACAAGCAGGCATTATTAATGGCTATGAGGACGGTACTTTCCGTCCAACTGGGGAAATTACACGTGCAGAGATGGCAGCGATGATTGCGGGTGCTTTGGGTAAATATAGCGAAGCGAATGCCACAGCAACTAGCTTCGCAGACGACAAGGACATTCCAGCGTGGGCAAAAGCTGCGGTTGCCTATGTAAAGCAAGCAAGCATCGTGCAAGGGAAAGGCGACAACCAATTTGCCCCTGGGGACCATGCAACAAGAGCGGAGGCCGTAACGGTTCTGCTGAACATGCTGGCTCAAATGAGCAAGTAA